A single window of Venturia canescens isolate UGA chromosome 3, ASM1945775v1, whole genome shotgun sequence DNA harbors:
- the Srp72 gene encoding signal recognition particle subunit SRP72 isoform X1 codes for MASKENNLPTLYAELSKLGRNGEYERALKTANRILGISQDEEAAIHCKVICFLQLSKFNEALQFIIKNSKQSSSFEFERAYCLYRLNQVPEALKIVDNIQNPSLKIKELKAQILYRLERYEECFAVYRDIIKNSNDDYEDERETNLAAVLVNLQINGSEIEVPSLREHTYELTYNAACKMVAQGSNGDRAILVEAEKKLRAAEKMCRESLEEDGIPEDEIEDELGIIRVQLGYCLQLQGREKEAQILYTNALKAKPDDIALVAVASNNLVTLNKDQNVFDSKKRMKSATHEGLEHKLTSRQRRSIAYNQCLLAMYTNQSEHCHQLCKKLVKEHPELAADVTFVQAVQLSKEGKASEAADLLSGYATGENELRIKLASIQLLLSQNERKKAIAILENLNEKDKSLPGIVSALVTLHMAENDRDKASSVLKDAVNYYKKNKENTGNLGTLWRQAADFHLRGGEVTVAAASLEALLEASPSDKKTLAQLVIAYAQFSPAKAQALSKQLPPLHDLAETTDVDSLESSNWVIGTKVVKRKIEPSPGKPGTDSTQKKRKKRKRKGKLPKNYDPSIGPDPERWLPRHERSGFRKKRDRRNRDAAMKGTQGAAAGASDLYDITKMPVNAKPSPNPRHSPAVEPAGPRQQQRKVQQKKKKKGGKW; via the exons ATGGcttcgaaagaaaataatctTCCAACTCTTTACGCTGAATTAAGTAAATTAGGAAGAAATGGAGAATACGAAAGAGCTTTAAAAACTGCCAACCGAA TTTTGGGAATTTCCCAAGATGAGGAAGCTGCCATTCATTGCAAAGTCATTTGCTTTTTGCAACTGTCAAAGTTCAACGAAGCCCTTCAatttatcattaaaaattccaagCAATCGAG CAGTTTTGAATTCGAAAGGGCTTATTGCCTTTACCGTCTTAATCAAGTTCCCGAAGCCTTAAAAATCGTTGACAACATACAAAATCCTTCGCTCAAGATCAAGGAATTGAAAGCCCAGATTTTATATCGTCTTGAAAGATATGAAGAATGTTTCGCTGTCTATCGTGacatcattaaaaattctaaCGACGACTACGAGGATGAGAGGGAAACTAATCTCGCAGCAGTTCTCGTCAACCTGCAGATCAATGGCTCG GAAATAGAAGTTCCATCATTGCGTGAGCACACTTACGAATTGACATACAATGCAGCATGTAAAATGGTGGCTCAAGGAAGCAACGGTGATCGAGCAATTCTCGTGGAGGCTGAAAAGAAATTACGAGCAGCAGAAAAAATGTGTAGAGAGAGTTTGGAAGAGGATGGAATTCCGGAAGACGAGATCGAAGATGAGCTCGGAATAATTCGCGTGCAATTGGGTTATTGTTTGCagctccagggtcgtgagaaAGAAGCGCAGATTCTTTACACTAATGCGCTCAAAGCAAAACCAGACGATATTGCTCTCGTTGCTGTCGCGAGCAATAATCTCGTAACTTTGAACAAAGATCAAAATGTTTTCGACAGtaaaaagagaatgaaaagcGCCACTCACGAAGGCCTCGAACACAAGCTCACGTCGAGGCAAAGAAGAAGCATCGCTTACAATCAATGTCTTCTTGCGATGTACACGAATCaa aGCGAGCATTGTCATCAGctttgtaaaaaattggtgaaagaACATCCTGAGCTGGCAGCAGATGTAACATTCGTGCAAGCAGTGCAGTTGAGCAAAGAAGGCAAAGCGAGTGAAGCTGCAGATTTGTTGTCGGGGTACGCGACCGGTGAAAACGAGCTTCGAATAAAATTGGCTTCGATTCAGTTGCTTCTGAGTcaaaacgagaggaaaaaagcaaTTGCGATCTTGGAAAATCTAAACGAGAAAGATAAGTCGCTTCCGGGGATCGTGAGTGCTCTGGTGACTTTGCATATGGCGGAGAACGATCGCGACAAAGCTTCGTCCGTGCTGAAAGACGCGGTTAACTATTataagaaaaataaggaaaatacTGGAAATCTAGGAACTTTGTGGCGACAAGCTGCAGATTTTCATCTCCGTGGGGGCGAAGTTACTGTCGCCGCTGCAAGCCTTGAAGCTCTCCTCGAAGCCTCACCCTCCGACAAGAAAACACTCGCTCAACTCGTCATTGCTTATGCTCAATTCTCACCCGCCAAGGCTCAAGCGCTTTCCAAACAATTGCCACCTCTTCATGATCTTGCCGAGACCACCGACGTCGATAGTCTCGAGAGCAGCAACTGGGTCATTGGCACTAAAGTTGTCAAACGCAAGATCGAACCTTCTCCTgg GAAACCTGGAACGGATTCAACCCAAAAAAAACGTAAGAAGCGTAAGCGCAAGGGCAAACTGCCCAAAAACTACGACCCAAGTATTGGACCGGATCCTGAGAGGTGGTTGCCGCGGCACGAGAGAAGTGGTTTCCGGAAAAAGAGGGACAGGAGAAACAGGGATGCAGCGATGAAGGGCACGCAGGGAGCGGCTGCAGGAGCGAGTGACTTGTA tgacATAACGAAAATGCCAGTAAATGCGAAGCCGTCGCCGAACCCGCGACACAGCCCGGCCGTCGAACCAGCGGGACCTCGACAGCAGCAGCGCAAAGTTcagcaaaagaagaaaaagaagggtGGAAAATGGTAA
- the Srp72 gene encoding signal recognition particle subunit SRP72 isoform X2 produces MASKENNLPTLYAELSKLGRNGEYERALKTANRILGISQDEEAAIHCKVICFLQLSKFNEALQFIIKNSKQSSFEFERAYCLYRLNQVPEALKIVDNIQNPSLKIKELKAQILYRLERYEECFAVYRDIIKNSNDDYEDERETNLAAVLVNLQINGSEIEVPSLREHTYELTYNAACKMVAQGSNGDRAILVEAEKKLRAAEKMCRESLEEDGIPEDEIEDELGIIRVQLGYCLQLQGREKEAQILYTNALKAKPDDIALVAVASNNLVTLNKDQNVFDSKKRMKSATHEGLEHKLTSRQRRSIAYNQCLLAMYTNQSEHCHQLCKKLVKEHPELAADVTFVQAVQLSKEGKASEAADLLSGYATGENELRIKLASIQLLLSQNERKKAIAILENLNEKDKSLPGIVSALVTLHMAENDRDKASSVLKDAVNYYKKNKENTGNLGTLWRQAADFHLRGGEVTVAAASLEALLEASPSDKKTLAQLVIAYAQFSPAKAQALSKQLPPLHDLAETTDVDSLESSNWVIGTKVVKRKIEPSPGKPGTDSTQKKRKKRKRKGKLPKNYDPSIGPDPERWLPRHERSGFRKKRDRRNRDAAMKGTQGAAAGASDLYDITKMPVNAKPSPNPRHSPAVEPAGPRQQQRKVQQKKKKKGGKW; encoded by the exons ATGGcttcgaaagaaaataatctTCCAACTCTTTACGCTGAATTAAGTAAATTAGGAAGAAATGGAGAATACGAAAGAGCTTTAAAAACTGCCAACCGAA TTTTGGGAATTTCCCAAGATGAGGAAGCTGCCATTCATTGCAAAGTCATTTGCTTTTTGCAACTGTCAAAGTTCAACGAAGCCCTTCAatttatcattaaaaattccaagCAATCGAG TTTTGAATTCGAAAGGGCTTATTGCCTTTACCGTCTTAATCAAGTTCCCGAAGCCTTAAAAATCGTTGACAACATACAAAATCCTTCGCTCAAGATCAAGGAATTGAAAGCCCAGATTTTATATCGTCTTGAAAGATATGAAGAATGTTTCGCTGTCTATCGTGacatcattaaaaattctaaCGACGACTACGAGGATGAGAGGGAAACTAATCTCGCAGCAGTTCTCGTCAACCTGCAGATCAATGGCTCG GAAATAGAAGTTCCATCATTGCGTGAGCACACTTACGAATTGACATACAATGCAGCATGTAAAATGGTGGCTCAAGGAAGCAACGGTGATCGAGCAATTCTCGTGGAGGCTGAAAAGAAATTACGAGCAGCAGAAAAAATGTGTAGAGAGAGTTTGGAAGAGGATGGAATTCCGGAAGACGAGATCGAAGATGAGCTCGGAATAATTCGCGTGCAATTGGGTTATTGTTTGCagctccagggtcgtgagaaAGAAGCGCAGATTCTTTACACTAATGCGCTCAAAGCAAAACCAGACGATATTGCTCTCGTTGCTGTCGCGAGCAATAATCTCGTAACTTTGAACAAAGATCAAAATGTTTTCGACAGtaaaaagagaatgaaaagcGCCACTCACGAAGGCCTCGAACACAAGCTCACGTCGAGGCAAAGAAGAAGCATCGCTTACAATCAATGTCTTCTTGCGATGTACACGAATCaa aGCGAGCATTGTCATCAGctttgtaaaaaattggtgaaagaACATCCTGAGCTGGCAGCAGATGTAACATTCGTGCAAGCAGTGCAGTTGAGCAAAGAAGGCAAAGCGAGTGAAGCTGCAGATTTGTTGTCGGGGTACGCGACCGGTGAAAACGAGCTTCGAATAAAATTGGCTTCGATTCAGTTGCTTCTGAGTcaaaacgagaggaaaaaagcaaTTGCGATCTTGGAAAATCTAAACGAGAAAGATAAGTCGCTTCCGGGGATCGTGAGTGCTCTGGTGACTTTGCATATGGCGGAGAACGATCGCGACAAAGCTTCGTCCGTGCTGAAAGACGCGGTTAACTATTataagaaaaataaggaaaatacTGGAAATCTAGGAACTTTGTGGCGACAAGCTGCAGATTTTCATCTCCGTGGGGGCGAAGTTACTGTCGCCGCTGCAAGCCTTGAAGCTCTCCTCGAAGCCTCACCCTCCGACAAGAAAACACTCGCTCAACTCGTCATTGCTTATGCTCAATTCTCACCCGCCAAGGCTCAAGCGCTTTCCAAACAATTGCCACCTCTTCATGATCTTGCCGAGACCACCGACGTCGATAGTCTCGAGAGCAGCAACTGGGTCATTGGCACTAAAGTTGTCAAACGCAAGATCGAACCTTCTCCTgg GAAACCTGGAACGGATTCAACCCAAAAAAAACGTAAGAAGCGTAAGCGCAAGGGCAAACTGCCCAAAAACTACGACCCAAGTATTGGACCGGATCCTGAGAGGTGGTTGCCGCGGCACGAGAGAAGTGGTTTCCGGAAAAAGAGGGACAGGAGAAACAGGGATGCAGCGATGAAGGGCACGCAGGGAGCGGCTGCAGGAGCGAGTGACTTGTA tgacATAACGAAAATGCCAGTAAATGCGAAGCCGTCGCCGAACCCGCGACACAGCCCGGCCGTCGAACCAGCGGGACCTCGACAGCAGCAGCGCAAAGTTcagcaaaagaagaaaaagaagggtGGAAAATGGTAA